CGGTGACGGGATCAAGGGACCCCATGACCCGCGCCCATCCCCTCCGCAGGCCGCGGCGTACGGCAGGTGCGTGCAGGCCTCCACGGCCCCAGGCGGCAGCCTGAGCAAGGACCTCTGCGCGCGGGAGTTCGAGGCCCTGCGGAGCTGCTTCGCCGCCGCGGTAGGTGGGCGCGGGCCCCTCCTAGCCCTTCCCCTCCAAGATCCAGGGGGCCCCAGCTTTCCTTTGCTTTCCCGTTGGTTCAAGGTTTGAGCGCCTGCCGCGTACTTTAGACGCCGGCTGACCAAACCACCGAGCCACGGACGAGCCCGCGAAACCTCGGCCGTCCCGGGTTTGTCCCTGCGTGTTTGTAAACCGGGACTGGCACCAACCTCAGAAAGGATGGGAAATGTGTGCACTAAAGCGCCTGGTAAAACGCGTAAGCTTTCGTGTTAGCACTGCCGCCGAGGGGTGTCAGGCCAGGATCGACCCAACACAGGACTCCCAGAAAGTGCCCAGCACCTTCCGGGTCTTCATCTCCCTTCACTTGCAGCCCGCCCCGTGCAGCTGCAGTGGTGGATTCCTTCAGCACCTGTCCTGCCGGGCACCCCCAGCCACCCTCACAACTGGCGCCATAGGGGTTCTTGCCCGTGGGGGCTTTAAGTCATTCTGAGGCTggttccctaagtgtcagcctcTCTGGGTACCACCTCAGTGTATCTGGGGTAGGCCGTGATGCCAGTGCTGACTCTTGTTTACTGGGAGCTATTAATCCGCAGATTTGGACCAGAGAAAGGGTAGTTGAACAAGAGCTCCATGGCCTTCATAGCTACCCGGCCCTAGCAGCCTTGGATCCAGGGGTGGGTAACTCATCAGAAGTTGCACTtttgccgggtatggtggcgcatgcctgtaaccctaccactttgggaggctgaggtgggtgaattgcttcagcctagaagtttgagaccagcctgggcaacatacggagacctcgtctctacaaaaaaaaaaaaaaaaaaaagttagccgggcctggtgatgtagtcccagctacttgggaggctgaggtggaagatcacttgaacctgggaggtggaggttgtagtgagccgagattgcgccaccgtactccagcctgggcgacaaagcgagactgcatctcaaaaaaaaaaaaaacttgggggGCTCCTACTTTCCCTTTATGAGAGCTTGGGTCCCAGTGTGGCATCTGGTGGGGGCTCAGAGGAGGGTGCAGCGGTGAGTTCCATGACAGTGTCATGAGGCCCTTGTCCCATGGACAAGTGACACAGAGAACTGGCCCATGGGGCCCAGGCTCCAACCAGTCGAGCCCCCACCACATGCCGGCACCACGTTCTCTGTAAGGTATTTGCGTAGAACACGACATTTAGTGTGGTAGCTTTCTTTTGAGCCATATCTAACTTGGAAGCAAGCCATTCAGACAAAACACTTTATCTTGCAGGCCAAGAAGACACTGGAGCGAGGCTGTTAGGAGGGACTCTGAGCTTCACACCTGACTGCTGCCGTGGGTGCGGTGCCCTCGTCCTGATGGCCCCTGGTGGCACACATTGAATGCCTAGGGCAGAAAGGAAGTGGGAATGGCGAAGATGTGACGTTCCTGGGTGTTAGATCCTGTGTTTCTTCTTCTTAACAAGTTGAGGCGTGGGTAGAGCAGGAATTGGTTTTCCAGTGTTGTGTCTGTAAATCTGAGTTAGAATAAGATGTAATGGAAGCCACGATAAAGACTCCGTTAAGTCCGGCAGCCTGGGGCTTACTGTGTGCAGACTGTGACATGTGGGTCTTGGCCTCTCCGAGGTGGAATGGGGCCCAAAGCCTTTCCCCCAAAACTGGAAGGGCTGGGACTTGGGGACACCCTGCCTCAAGGTCcccattttaaaacattctcggccgggtgcggtgactcaagcctgtaatcccagcactttgggaggccgagacgggcagatcacaaggtcaggagatcgagaccatcctggctaacatggtgaaaccccgtctctacttaaaaaatacaaaaaactagccgggcgcggtggcgggcgcctgttgttccagctactcgggaggctgaggcaggagaatggcgggaacccgggaggcggagcttgcagtgagctgagatccggccactgcactccagcctgggcgacagagccagactccgtctcaaaaaaacaccgtctctacttaaaaaatacaaaaaactagccgggcgaggtggtgggcgcctgtagtcccagctactcgggaggctgaggcaggagaatggcgtgaacccgggaggtggagcttgcagtgagccgagattgcgccactgcactccagcctgggcgacagagcgagactccgtctcaaaaaaaaaaaaaaaaacattctcacTAAGGTATTTAATGTGAATCTGGTGAAGCCTGCAGATCTCGCTGTGGGTATACAGCACACACCAAAGACAAGGACGTCAGCACCACAAGGGGACATTCCATGGGGCAGGGTCCTCGCAGGAGGCTTTCCTGGACACGGGGCAGGACGGGGGCTCTTCACAAAAGGGCCTGAGTCTCCGAGAGGGGCCTGTGTAGAGCACCAGCAGCCACTGCCCCTCCTGTGTGGGGTTGGTCACCCCCCTCAGCAGCCCAGGTACTTCACTGATGGCACCTGCCCTCTCGTTCCCCCTCCCTGTCACATCACTTGACCTAAAACTAAGGTGAGAAGGGTCACATCCTGATGCTGCCCAGGCACTTGTTGACCTTGAGACCTGGGAGTCCGTGGGGCCTGAGCGCCACCTGCAGGGCGTGGCGGGGACTGCTTTGAGAGCCCCCTGCGCGGGCTGTGGAGGTCGCACTGTCATGGGGCTGCAACCTGCACCTGCCCCCAGGCCCGTGCTAGCAGCTGACCCTGTGGGCCTCTGAGGTCTGTTCCTCCATGTTTCCTCCTACAGATGCTACCCCAGAATTAGCCTGGCTTCCCCTAAGGGTCAAAT
The Papio anubis isolate 15944 chromosome 17, Panubis1.0, whole genome shotgun sequence genome window above contains:
- the NDUFAF8 gene encoding NADH dehydrogenase [ubiquinone] 1 alpha subcomplex assembly factor 8; protein product: MSVNGAVWGRVRSRLRAFPERLAACGAEAAAYGRCVQASTAPGGSLSKDLCAREFEALRSCFAAAAKKTLERGC